The following proteins come from a genomic window of Streptomyces sp. NBC_01716:
- a CDS encoding type I polyketide synthase, which produces MEHLIRDHDIAVIAMSGRFPGAPDTNLLWENLANGVESFTQFTDEELIESGVPREIVEHPDYVKVRPVLDGIGGFDARFFGYSPREAEIADPQQRIFMECVWEALETAGYGSPDSRGRVGLFAGANVSMYMMSRLFGPHTHEFDPYELMIGNDKDALSTVIAYRLDLTGPAVSVQTFCSTSATAMHLACQSLRRDECEIALAGGVCVRVPDRVGHMYFEGGMESPDGRIRTFDAQAQGGNFGDGAGVVVLKRLRQAIADRDNVLAVIRGSAMNNDGASKFSYTAPSVVGQAAAVSAALADADVSPRDVSYVEAHGTATQLGDPIEVSALARAFKSAELARTGQELTDRNYCAIGSVKTNIGHLDRAATVAGLIKVVQAFRHDQIPRSLNFEKPNPEIGFDRSPFYVAGDPVRWSKQPGRPRIAGVNGLGMGGTNVHLVLQEAPDPRPRPVDPRRWHLLPLSAKTESAAGEQGTRLAAELRAEPGGPALGDAAYTLQVGRSLFRHRRVCVTDSASAGAAALTGESAAKAGVLARTDNTHGREVALIFAGVGEHYSGMVGDLYRTEPVFRRHLNHCVRLLAQYTDVDVHTPLVAPRDTPAGGGDLAALMGRGAPEPGADDPFGDTRVAQPAVFVAEYALAATLMDWGLKPSALLGYSVGEYVAACLAGVLSLSDALRLVAHRAELISELPGGSMMAVGLSPAQLRERVPDLHDRGIDLGARTPGQSVVSGPTDAVRELARELREKDVVCRELSTTHAFHSRMLAPKAAELTRWVAENITLHAPERPCLSNVTGTEMTADLVTDPGYWARHMCSPVEFEDGLAALLKREDTVLLEIGPGRSLGAMARSHADCDRSRWPLIVSTLPAASEARDDDHSLAEGLAELWLSGVDLDWEAYHKKGRDFTPGRIPLPTYPFERQEYWFGAESSSSSAGALGGGPAHEGVEGIEELPLLPESRWIHLPVWQQRPPLPPMADLGTEWTVFTDDGDGDRILGELSRQLSDDGRRVTLVRPGDGFAHDGDTYWIRPGNTQDMLELFTALKKRDRLPERVVHLWTLHDSTADDTVRRGVHTLIALARASHEVGFGPWKLDVVTAGAHQMTDDDIVRPERAAVLGPCTIIPVECPGVTLRSVDLPLGEPAPVRQLITELSTEPGNQTVALRGGRAWTWDFRALDLPEATDLPALDTGLREGGVYLVTGGLGGIGLAMAERLATEYRASLVLMGRTPVPPREQWSAVLADPSATEEVRRRIEGLLRLDAAGCAFVTVAGDVSVPGDAARAVAAAVKEFGELNGVIHAAGVPGVGMMQFKTMEDVDRVLAPKVAGTLALAEAVRDLPVPPDFLLLFSSVASVTGALGQADYSAANAFLDAYACSDPLPGTNVMAIGWGEWEYNGWKSGLDGYEPVLRAFYEEHRARFGISFDEGWHALHQALARPEHHLFVSTQDFSVMVSGSRDYTMNDIQAGARQGRGQTRYPRPELSSPYVPPRTETETVIADTWADALGVEKVGINDNFFDLGGNSLLGVGIVAAVRSALELDHLPAHMIYQAPTVATLAAIAVPVPESDGATAGEPASAQAQERAKQRQQQLARRRSSRRGGDNDE; this is translated from the coding sequence TTGGAACATTTGATACGTGACCACGACATCGCGGTGATCGCCATGTCGGGGCGCTTTCCGGGCGCCCCGGACACGAACCTCCTCTGGGAGAATCTGGCGAACGGCGTCGAATCCTTCACGCAATTCACCGACGAGGAACTGATCGAGTCCGGCGTCCCGCGCGAAATAGTGGAGCACCCGGACTATGTGAAGGTGCGTCCTGTCCTTGACGGTATCGGGGGATTCGACGCACGTTTCTTCGGCTACAGCCCCCGCGAGGCGGAGATCGCCGACCCCCAGCAGCGGATATTCATGGAATGCGTCTGGGAGGCGCTGGAGACCGCCGGTTACGGCAGCCCGGATTCCCGGGGACGGGTCGGTCTCTTCGCCGGGGCCAACGTCAGTATGTACATGATGAGCCGGCTCTTCGGTCCGCACACGCATGAGTTCGACCCGTACGAGCTGATGATCGGCAACGACAAGGACGCCCTGTCCACCGTCATCGCCTACCGGCTCGACCTCACGGGTCCCGCGGTGTCCGTCCAGACCTTCTGCTCCACCTCCGCGACCGCCATGCATCTGGCGTGCCAGAGCCTCAGGCGTGACGAGTGCGAGATCGCGCTGGCCGGCGGAGTGTGCGTCCGGGTCCCCGACCGGGTCGGCCACATGTACTTCGAGGGCGGCATGGAGTCGCCGGACGGCCGTATCCGGACCTTCGACGCCCAGGCGCAGGGCGGCAACTTCGGCGACGGCGCGGGTGTGGTCGTACTGAAGCGGCTGCGCCAGGCGATCGCCGACCGGGACAACGTGCTCGCGGTGATCCGTGGCTCGGCGATGAACAACGACGGTGCCTCGAAGTTCAGTTACACCGCGCCCAGCGTCGTGGGACAGGCCGCCGCGGTCTCGGCGGCTCTGGCCGACGCCGATGTGTCCCCCCGGGACGTCTCGTACGTCGAGGCGCACGGCACCGCCACCCAGCTCGGCGACCCGATCGAGGTCTCCGCCCTCGCCCGCGCCTTCAAGTCGGCGGAGCTCGCCCGGACGGGCCAGGAGCTGACGGACCGCAACTACTGCGCGATCGGCTCGGTGAAGACGAACATCGGTCATCTGGACCGCGCCGCCACCGTCGCCGGGCTGATCAAAGTCGTGCAGGCGTTCAGGCACGACCAGATCCCGCGCTCCCTGAACTTCGAGAAGCCCAACCCCGAGATCGGCTTCGACCGCAGTCCGTTCTACGTCGCGGGCGACCCGGTCCGCTGGAGCAAGCAGCCCGGCCGGCCCCGGATCGCCGGTGTCAACGGCCTCGGCATGGGCGGCACCAATGTGCATCTGGTCCTTCAGGAGGCACCGGACCCGCGTCCGCGTCCCGTGGACCCCCGGCGCTGGCACCTCCTGCCGCTGTCCGCCAAGACCGAGTCCGCCGCCGGGGAGCAGGGCACCCGGCTCGCCGCGGAGCTGCGGGCCGAGCCCGGCGGCCCCGCACTCGGCGACGCGGCCTACACCCTCCAGGTCGGACGCTCCCTGTTCCGGCACCGCCGGGTGTGCGTCACCGACTCCGCTTCCGCAGGCGCCGCGGCCCTCACCGGCGAGTCCGCCGCGAAGGCCGGCGTGCTGGCCAGGACCGACAACACCCACGGACGTGAGGTCGCGCTGATCTTCGCCGGTGTGGGCGAGCACTACTCCGGCATGGTCGGCGATCTGTACCGGACCGAGCCCGTCTTCCGCCGGCATCTGAACCACTGTGTGCGGCTCCTCGCCCAGTACACGGACGTCGACGTCCACACCCCGCTCGTCGCCCCGCGCGACACACCGGCGGGCGGCGGCGACCTGGCCGCGCTGATGGGCCGCGGGGCACCGGAGCCGGGCGCCGACGACCCCTTCGGCGACACCCGGGTCGCCCAGCCCGCGGTCTTCGTCGCCGAGTACGCGCTGGCCGCCACCCTGATGGACTGGGGCCTCAAGCCGTCCGCCCTCCTCGGCTACAGCGTCGGGGAGTACGTGGCCGCGTGCCTGGCCGGCGTGCTGTCGCTGTCCGACGCCCTGCGGCTGGTGGCCCATCGCGCCGAACTCATCTCCGAACTGCCCGGCGGCTCCATGATGGCGGTCGGCCTGAGCCCGGCTCAGCTGCGGGAGCGGGTGCCCGACCTGCACGACAGGGGCATCGACCTGGGAGCGCGTACGCCCGGCCAGAGCGTGGTCTCCGGCCCCACCGACGCCGTACGCGAGCTGGCGCGGGAACTGCGCGAGAAGGACGTCGTCTGCCGCGAGCTGAGTACGACGCACGCCTTCCACTCCCGCATGCTGGCGCCCAAGGCGGCGGAACTGACCCGCTGGGTGGCCGAGAACATCACGCTGCACGCCCCCGAGCGTCCGTGTCTGTCCAACGTGACCGGCACGGAGATGACTGCCGACCTGGTGACCGACCCCGGATACTGGGCCCGCCACATGTGCTCGCCGGTGGAGTTCGAGGACGGTCTCGCCGCCCTCCTCAAGCGCGAGGACACCGTGCTGCTGGAGATCGGTCCCGGCAGGTCGCTGGGTGCCATGGCCCGCTCCCACGCCGACTGCGACCGCTCCCGCTGGCCGCTGATCGTCTCCACGCTGCCCGCGGCGTCCGAGGCCAGGGACGACGACCACTCCCTCGCCGAGGGCCTGGCGGAACTGTGGCTGAGCGGGGTCGACCTCGACTGGGAGGCGTATCACAAGAAGGGCCGAGACTTCACACCCGGCCGGATCCCCCTGCCCACCTACCCCTTCGAGCGCCAGGAGTACTGGTTCGGCGCCGAGTCGTCGTCGTCCTCCGCCGGCGCCCTCGGAGGCGGCCCCGCGCACGAGGGCGTCGAGGGGATCGAAGAGCTGCCGCTGCTGCCGGAGTCGCGCTGGATCCATCTGCCTGTCTGGCAACAGCGCCCGCCGCTGCCGCCGATGGCCGACCTGGGCACCGAGTGGACCGTCTTCACCGACGACGGCGACGGCGACCGGATCCTCGGCGAGTTGAGCCGGCAGCTGTCGGACGACGGCCGGCGCGTCACGCTGGTACGCCCCGGAGACGGCTTCGCCCACGACGGCGACACCTACTGGATCAGGCCCGGCAACACCCAGGACATGCTGGAGCTGTTCACCGCGCTCAAGAAGCGCGACCGGCTCCCCGAGCGGGTCGTGCACCTGTGGACCCTGCACGACAGCACGGCCGATGACACCGTGCGGCGTGGCGTCCACACACTCATCGCCCTGGCGCGCGCCTCGCACGAGGTCGGGTTCGGCCCCTGGAAGCTCGACGTGGTCACGGCGGGGGCCCACCAGATGACGGACGACGACATCGTCCGTCCCGAACGGGCCGCGGTCCTCGGGCCGTGCACCATCATCCCGGTGGAGTGCCCGGGGGTCACCCTGCGCTCCGTCGACCTGCCGCTCGGCGAGCCCGCCCCCGTACGGCAGCTCATCACGGAGCTGAGCACCGAGCCGGGGAACCAGACGGTCGCGCTGCGCGGCGGCCGGGCGTGGACCTGGGACTTCCGCGCCCTCGACCTGCCGGAGGCGACTGACCTCCCGGCGCTCGACACCGGTCTCCGGGAAGGCGGCGTCTACCTGGTCACCGGCGGGCTCGGCGGTATCGGTCTGGCCATGGCCGAACGGCTGGCCACGGAGTACCGGGCCAGTCTGGTCCTGATGGGCCGGACCCCGGTGCCACCGCGCGAGCAGTGGAGTGCCGTTCTCGCCGATCCCTCCGCGACGGAGGAGGTACGCCGCCGTATCGAGGGGCTGCTGCGGCTGGACGCCGCAGGCTGCGCGTTCGTGACGGTGGCGGGCGATGTCTCCGTGCCGGGTGACGCCGCCCGGGCGGTCGCCGCCGCGGTGAAGGAGTTCGGTGAACTCAACGGTGTCATCCATGCCGCCGGTGTGCCCGGCGTGGGCATGATGCAGTTCAAGACCATGGAGGACGTGGACCGGGTGCTGGCCCCGAAGGTGGCCGGGACGCTCGCGCTGGCCGAGGCCGTACGGGACCTGCCCGTTCCTCCTGACTTCCTGCTCCTGTTCTCCTCCGTCGCCTCCGTGACCGGTGCCCTCGGGCAGGCCGACTACTCCGCGGCCAACGCCTTTCTCGACGCCTACGCCTGCAGCGATCCGCTGCCGGGGACGAATGTGATGGCGATCGGCTGGGGCGAGTGGGAGTACAACGGCTGGAAGTCCGGCCTGGACGGTTACGAACCCGTTCTCCGGGCCTTCTACGAGGAGCACCGCGCCCGGTTCGGCATCAGCTTCGACGAGGGATGGCACGCCCTGCACCAGGCCCTGGCCAGGCCGGAGCACCATCTCTTCGTGTCCACCCAGGACTTCTCCGTCATGGTGAGCGGCAGCCGCGACTACACCATGAACGACATCCAGGCCGGCGCACGGCAAGGGCGCGGCCAGACCCGCTATCCGCGCCCCGAGTTGTCCAGCCCCTACGTCCCGCCGCGCACCGAGACCGAGACCGTGATCGCGGACACCTGGGCGGACGCCCTGGGCGTGGAGAAGGTCGGCATCAACGACAACTTCTTCGACCTCGGCGGCAACTCCCTGCTGGGCGTCGGCATCGTCGCCGCCGTCCGGAGCGCGCTGGAACTCGACCATCTGCCCGCGCACATGATCTACCAGGCACCCACGGTCGCGACACTGGCGGCGATCGCCGTGCCCGTCCCGGAGAGCGACGGGGCCACGGCAGGGGAACCGGCGTCGGCACAGGCTCAGGAGCGGGCGAAGCAGAGGCAGCAGCAGCTGGCGCGCAGGCGCAGCAGCCGCCGAGGAGGAGACAACGATGAATGA